The following are encoded in a window of Citrobacter freundii genomic DNA:
- the fis gene encoding DNA-binding transcriptional regulator Fis — protein sequence MFEQRVNSDVLTVSTVNSQDQVTQKPLRDSVKQALKNYFAQLNGQDVNDLYELVLAEVEQPLLDMVMQYTRGNQTRAALMMGINRGTLRKKLKKYGMN from the coding sequence ATGTTCGAACAACGCGTAAATTCTGACGTACTGACCGTTTCTACCGTTAACTCTCAGGATCAGGTAACTCAAAAACCCCTGCGTGACTCGGTTAAACAGGCACTGAAGAACTATTTTGCTCAACTGAATGGTCAGGATGTTAATGATCTCTATGAGCTGGTACTGGCTGAAGTAGAACAGCCCCTGTTGGACATGGTGATGCAATACACCCGCGGTAACCAGACCCGTGCTGCCCTGATGATGGGCATCAACCGTGGTACGCTGCGTAAAAAACTGAAAAAATACGGCATGAACTGA
- a CDS encoding DUF2556 family protein — protein sequence MIRKYWWLVVFAVFVFLFDALLIQWIELMTTEHDKCRNMNSVNPLKLVNCIDLE from the coding sequence ATGATTCGCAAGTATTGGTGGCTGGTTGTTTTTGCTGTCTTTGTTTTTCTTTTTGATGCCCTACTCATACAGTGGATTGAGTTAATGACAACAGAGCATGATAAGTGCCGGAATATGAACTCGGTGAATCCCCTCAAGCTGGTCAACTGCATCGACCTTGAATAA
- a CDS encoding efflux RND transporter periplasmic adaptor subunit, whose protein sequence is MTKTARFSLLPSFIIISAALLAGCNDQGETQAHPTEPQVTVHVVESAPLAVTTELPGRTSAFRIAEVRPQVSGIVLKRNFTEGSDVEAGQSLYQIDPATYQADYDSAKGELAKSEAAAAIAHLTVKRYVPLVGTKYISQQEYDQAIADARQADASVIAAKAAVESARINLAYTKVTSPISGRIGKSSVTEGALVTNGQATALATVQQLDPIYVDVTQSSNDFMRLKQSIAQGSLHKDNTSSTVELVMENGQSYPLKGTLQFSDVTVDESTGSITLRAVFPNPQHTLLPGMFVRARVDEGVQPNAILVPQQGVTRTPRGDATVMVVNDKSQAETRPVVAVQAIGDKWLISEGLQSGDKVIVSGLQKARPGVQVKATTDVPAATAAQ, encoded by the coding sequence ATGACGAAAACTGCCAGGTTCTCGCTCCTGCCCTCATTCATCATCATCTCCGCTGCATTACTCGCCGGCTGTAACGATCAAGGAGAAACACAGGCACATCCCACCGAGCCACAGGTGACAGTCCATGTTGTTGAGTCAGCCCCCTTAGCCGTGACGACCGAATTACCGGGGCGTACAAGCGCATTTCGCATTGCAGAAGTACGCCCTCAGGTCAGCGGGATTGTACTTAAACGGAATTTCACCGAAGGCAGTGATGTTGAAGCTGGCCAGTCGCTTTACCAGATCGATCCCGCGACCTATCAGGCTGACTATGACAGCGCTAAAGGTGAACTGGCAAAAAGCGAAGCCGCGGCAGCAATCGCGCACTTAACGGTAAAACGCTATGTTCCACTGGTCGGAACAAAATATATCAGCCAGCAAGAATACGATCAGGCCATTGCTGACGCACGTCAGGCCGATGCCTCCGTTATTGCCGCCAAAGCGGCTGTCGAAAGCGCGCGTATTAACCTTGCCTACACCAAAGTGACATCACCGATTAGCGGACGCATCGGTAAATCTAGCGTCACCGAGGGCGCGCTGGTCACTAATGGTCAGGCTACAGCGCTCGCTACCGTGCAACAGCTCGATCCGATTTACGTCGATGTGACGCAGTCCAGTAACGACTTTATGCGCCTCAAACAGTCTATTGCACAAGGCAGTCTGCATAAAGACAACACCAGCAGCACCGTCGAACTGGTGATGGAAAATGGCCAGTCATACCCGCTGAAAGGCACGTTGCAATTTTCTGACGTGACGGTTGATGAAAGCACTGGGTCAATCACTCTCCGAGCCGTATTCCCTAACCCGCAGCACACTCTACTACCCGGTATGTTTGTGCGCGCACGCGTTGATGAAGGCGTTCAACCCAATGCCATCCTCGTTCCACAGCAGGGCGTGACGCGTACGCCGCGCGGCGATGCCACCGTGATGGTCGTTAACGACAAGAGCCAGGCTGAAACTCGCCCAGTCGTCGCCGTGCAAGCTATTGGCGACAAGTGGCTGATTAGCGAAGGCTTACAGTCGGGTGACAAAGTCATCGTAAGTGGTTTACAGAAAGCGCGCCCTGGCGTGCAGGTTAAAGCCACCACCGATGTCCCTGCAGCGACTGCGGCGCAATAA
- the yhdJ gene encoding adenine-specific DNA-methyltransferase, whose amino-acid sequence MNAGCEPVYFGDESKKIIHGDALTELKKLPSTSVDLIFADPPYNIGKDFDGLVESWDEETFLAWLFECIDECHRILTPQGTMYIMNSTENMPYIDLKCRQLFTIKSRIVWSYDSSGVQAKNFFGSMYEPILMMVKDSKSYTFNRDDVLVEAKTGAKRALIDYRKNPPQPYNHKKVPGNVWDFPRVRYLMDEYENHPTQKPQALLERIILASSNPGEIVLDPFAGSFTTGATAVALNRRFIGIEVNDEYVKMGLRRLSISSHFSENDLAKVKKRKTKNLSKKSRLAEKNNVISTK is encoded by the coding sequence ATGAACGCAGGATGTGAACCCGTCTATTTTGGCGATGAATCGAAAAAGATAATCCACGGTGATGCGCTGACCGAACTGAAAAAACTGCCGTCTACAAGCGTCGACCTCATTTTTGCTGACCCACCTTATAACATCGGCAAAGATTTTGACGGGCTCGTAGAATCCTGGGACGAAGAGACCTTTCTGGCATGGTTGTTTGAGTGTATTGATGAATGCCATCGAATACTCACGCCGCAGGGTACCATGTACATCATGAACAGTACGGAGAACATGCCGTATATCGACCTCAAATGTCGCCAGCTTTTCACCATCAAAAGCCGCATCGTGTGGTCCTATGATAGCTCGGGAGTCCAGGCCAAAAACTTCTTTGGCTCAATGTATGAGCCTATCTTGATGATGGTCAAAGACTCGAAAAGCTATACCTTTAATCGTGATGACGTTCTGGTTGAGGCTAAAACGGGCGCCAAGCGCGCGCTAATCGATTACCGAAAGAACCCACCTCAGCCGTACAATCATAAAAAGGTGCCCGGTAACGTCTGGGATTTTCCCCGCGTACGCTATCTGATGGATGAGTACGAAAACCACCCGACCCAAAAACCTCAGGCGCTGTTAGAACGCATTATTCTCGCGTCCTCCAACCCGGGTGAGATTGTGTTAGATCCGTTCGCAGGAAGCTTCACCACGGGCGCGACGGCAGTGGCGTTGAATCGCAGATTTATCGGTATCGAAGTCAATGATGAATACGTAAAAATGGGGCTTAGAAGACTGAGCATTAGCTCCCACTTTTCAGAAAATGACCTTGCAAAGGTCAAAAAGCGAAAGACAAAAAACCTGTCTAAAAAGAGCCGATTAGCTGAAAAGAACAACGTAATTTCAACAAAGTAA
- the envR gene encoding acrEF/envCD operon transcriptional regulator, with protein sequence MARKTKADALKTRQHLIETAIVQFAARGVGNTTLNDIADAANVTRGAIYWHFDNKSQLFNELWLQQPPLRDLIQDQLIGRWGDNPLQRLREKLVVGLQYIAKIPRQQALMQILYHKCEFHNDMISEQDIRDKIGLCHQRIRDSLQKCMDENLIATSLDLDVILIILHGSFSGIIKNWLMNPVSYDLYEQAPVLVDNVLKMLSPDGCVMQFVERENQVG encoded by the coding sequence ATGGCGAGAAAAACGAAAGCTGATGCCCTCAAAACGCGCCAGCACCTGATTGAAACGGCGATTGTACAGTTTGCGGCACGGGGTGTCGGCAATACAACGCTTAATGACATAGCGGATGCCGCTAACGTGACGCGAGGTGCAATCTATTGGCATTTCGACAATAAGAGTCAACTGTTTAATGAGCTTTGGCTGCAGCAACCTCCCTTGCGCGATCTTATTCAGGACCAACTCATCGGACGTTGGGGTGACAATCCGCTACAGAGGCTACGGGAGAAATTAGTCGTGGGTTTGCAATATATTGCAAAAATCCCCCGCCAGCAGGCATTAATGCAAATTTTATATCATAAATGTGAATTCCATAACGATATGATATCGGAACAGGATATTCGCGATAAAATAGGCCTTTGCCATCAAAGAATACGTGATTCATTACAGAAATGTATGGATGAAAATCTTATCGCCACCAGTCTGGATTTAGACGTTATCCTGATTATTTTACACGGAAGCTTTAGTGGGATAATAAAAAACTGGTTAATGAATCCAGTCAGTTATGATCTTTATGAACAGGCGCCAGTATTAGTCGATAACGTATTAAAAATGCTAAGTCCCGATGGCTGTGTGATGCAATTTGTTGAGCGTGAAAATCAGGTAGGGTAG